One window of the Tubulanus polymorphus chromosome 11, tnTubPoly1.2, whole genome shotgun sequence genome contains the following:
- the LOC141913175 gene encoding uncharacterized protein LOC141913175, with amino-acid sequence MHVVLVVSVLVLCGINVAAGVECYRCASTRTEYGINCWKGDKLDKIAKKVSCRYKCLTIYATMVSGERHILRGCGGSILHPNCREMTGSKGDTLNFCTCIGHLCNNSS; translated from the exons ATGCACGTCGTTTTAGTGGTTTCCGTGTTGGTTTTATGTGGAATAAACGTGG CTGCGGGTGTGGAATGTTACCGATGCGCTTCCACGCGAACTGAATACGGAATCAACTGCTGGAAAGGCGACAAATTGGACAAAATTGCAAAAAAAGTTTCATGTCGTTACAAGTGCCTGACGATCTATGCAACGATGG TATCGGGTGAACGGCATATCCTTCGAGGCTGCGGGGGTAGCATTCTTCATCCCAACTGCAGAGAAATGACCGGCTCAAAAGGGGACACGCTTAATTTCTGTACCTGCATTGGACACCTCTGTAATAACTCTAGCTAA
- the LOC141912589 gene encoding transmembrane protease serine 3-like, which yields MLAAVVVVLFTVLVSASTAAPEQCGVSSGADDGWRIISGTASKSGQWPWQVSLHFLGRHVCGGTLINKNTILTAAHCTKIARGTYPHLWEAVIGEINIKKPKKKYLISKVERHIRFVQFRGFDIAIMKLTKDVEFSSTQMPACLPSHDPSPDDTCYASGFGQTYKAGVIGRPSEKLMHVAVDIINTKVCARAFRQAIIDTRTICAGGASSKNVCKGDSGGPLVCKRQGKWYVHGVTSFGNFPCGRKGEPGVYTRVTSYLDWINERA from the exons ATGTTGGCAGCCGTTGTAGTGGTATTGTTTACGGTGCTGGTTTCCGCATCGACCGCCg CGCCTGAACAGTGTGGTGTAAGCAGCGGGGCTGATGATGGATGGCGCATTATATCAGGCACGGCGTCTAAATCGGGCCAGTGGCCCTGGCAGGTCAGCCTTCATTTCCTCGGGCGTCACGTTTGCGGAGGAACCTTGATCAACAAGAATACTATTCTGACCGCGGCTCATTGTACTAAGATAGCACG TGGAACTTATCCTCATTTGTGGGAGGCCGTAATCGGCGAAATCAACATTAAAAAACCGAAGAAAAAATACCTGATATCAAAGGTCGAGCGACATATACGATTTGTTCAGTTCCGAG gATTCGACATAGCAATAATGAAGCTGACTAAAGACGTTGAATTCAGTAGCACTCAAATGCCCGCTTGTCTGCCGAGCCACGACCCTTCTCCTGATGATACCTGTTACGCCAGCGGCTTCGGGCAAACTTACAAAGCGG GAGTTATTGGACGTCCGTCGGAAAAGCTAATGCACGTCGCTGTTGATATCATAAACACGAAGGTCTGCGCTCGAGCTTTCCGCCAGGCAATAATCGACACGAGAACAATCTGCGCAGGGGGCGCTAGTAGCAAAAACGTCTGCAAG GGTGATTCGGGTGGGCCACTGGTGTGTAAAAGACAAGGTAAATGGTACGTACACGGTGTAACCTCTTTCGGCAATTTCCCTTGTGGCAGAAAGGGAGAACCCGGAGTCTACACCCGAGTAACGTCATATCTTGACTGGATAAACGAGCGAGCGTGA
- the LOC141912879 gene encoding uncharacterized protein LOC141912879 has product MCFFKVFHTNCPAQIAVWILVLMTLDRAIAVSAPLRAARLCTVGRARTALIAITCVFVIFHVVWSAFHLPNAFMGTWTNCRVESIFAGRFFFYANNVLSLYLPIVLISVANAFIIAGVRNGPATGAAKQATAKKITILVVSTAASFLLLAFFNCLTQLLLLERGHPAQTTMYYLTHCDNLSYGLFVIVCNSVSVVLKNANFVVNGFIFLCSRNFRNDLRTTASAPWVKKMSK; this is encoded by the coding sequence ATGTGTTTCTTCAAGGTCTTCCACACGAATTGCCCGGCGCAGATAGCCGTGTGGATTCTGGTGCTGATGACGCTCGATCGGGCGATCGCCGTCTCCGCACCTTTACGAGCGGCGCGTCTATGCACCGTAGGCCGAGCCCGCACGGCGCTGATAGCTATAACCTGCGTGTTCGTTATCTTCCACGTCGTATGGTCGGCTTTCCATCTTCCCAACGCGTTCATGGGCACGTGGACCAACTGCCGAGTCGAGAGCATTTTTGCCGGAAGGTTCTTTTTCTACGCGAATAACGTATTGTCGTTGTACTTACCGATCGTGCTAATCTCAGTGGCTAACGCGTTTATAATAGCTGGAGTACGGAACGGTCCGGCGACCGGCGCCGCCAAACAAGCCACCGCTAAAAAGATCACTATTCTAGTCGTGTCGACGGCGGCGTCGTTTCTGTTGCTTGCGTTTTTTAACTGTTTGACGCAACTGCTGTTGTTAGAGCGCGGTCATCCCGCTCAGACTACTATGTACTACCTTACGCATTGCGACAACCTGTCGTATGGATTATTCGTCATCGTTTGCAACTCCGTTTCGGTCGTGTTGAAAAATGCGAACTTCGTCGTGAAcggtttcatttttttgtgtaGTCGGAATTTCCGCAACGATTTGAGAACGACGGCCTCCGCGCCGTGGGTAAAAAAAATGAGCAAATGA
- the LOC141912590 gene encoding protein mom-5-like, whose product MYRFVASLLFFASLACNGVVKSGKPRTPRCEPITTTMCPTRLYNMTILPNLPGETTQQQAVAAMERYYPLVGGGCGQQFRWLLCTWYLPVCTVLEDPIPPCETLCLIAKQRCEPIMNNFGFSWSDLGIDCAKLPPSGLCVNKLDAAQMKKMGQSSEPQHKPSPEPQPTTTPRPPAYRRGGLLNLKTYADTRINQAVRTLKNLRKSIDDKIRKLMKE is encoded by the coding sequence ATGTATCGTTTTGTGGCATCGCTGCTGTTCTTCGCGTCTTTAGCCTGCAATGGCGTGGTTAAATCGGGGAAGCCGAGGACGCCTCGTTGCGAGCCGATTACAACCACGATGTGCCCGACGAGACTTTACAACATGACCATACTTCCGAACCTTCCCGGAGAGACGACTCAACAGCAGGCTGTAGCCGCGATGGAGAGGTACTATCCGCTGGTGGGAGGCGGTTGTGGCCAGCAGTTCAGGTGGTTGTTATGTACGTGGTATTTGCCGGTTTGCACCGTGTTGGAAGACCCGATACCGCCGTGTGAAACTCTCTGTTTAATAGCCAAACAACGATGCGAACCGATTATGAATAATTTCGGATTCAGTTGGTCGGATCTAGGCATAGACTGCGCGAAATTGCCTCCAAGCGGACTGTGCGTGAATAAACTGGACGCGGCTCAGATGAAGAAGATGGGACAGAGTTCCGAACCGCAGCATAAACCTAGCCCGGAACCGCAGCCGACCACGACACCTCGCCCGCCCGCTTATAGACGAGGAGGTCTTCTGAATTTGAAGACATACGCCGATACTAGAATCAACCAAGCTGTTCGTACGTTGAAAAATCTACGCAAAAGCATTGACgataaaatcagaaaattgatGAAGGAATAA